The following proteins come from a genomic window of Frankia casuarinae:
- a CDS encoding tyrosinase family protein: MAVVRRDILLDDDARKAYIRGIKLLKHEPTTLRTNQFGIPGPSRPVRTYDLFVIWHVIAMNTPVPPGGSPSNRNAAHAGPVFLPWHRVMLGWLEVHLQRVLGDPNFGLPYWDWARDGTPSAPATAPNPAASALWRNTPDGFGGQGTPIPGGAFFFDPADPTSFRVRISTSSSGALQQVVERGVRRRFGSATFGSSILPSNADITAAFDTVADPTLASYDEAPFNVSSRGFRNRLEGFIGTGLHNQVHRWVGGGRDMSLASSPNDPVFFVHHCNVDRVWEGWMRRHGRVYQPDMTAPASLLGHRIDDPLVSPFAPSSTSSTPSTPATPRSVLDMTDTYTYDVLP, translated from the coding sequence ATGGCGGTCGTCCGGCGCGACATCCTTCTCGACGACGACGCGAGAAAGGCCTATATCCGCGGAATCAAGCTCCTCAAACACGAACCTACGACGCTGCGCACGAATCAGTTCGGCATCCCCGGTCCGAGCCGACCGGTACGGACCTACGACCTGTTCGTCATCTGGCATGTCATCGCGATGAACACCCCCGTCCCCCCGGGAGGGTCACCGAGCAACCGCAACGCCGCGCACGCCGGCCCCGTCTTCCTGCCCTGGCACCGGGTCATGCTTGGCTGGCTGGAAGTGCACCTCCAGCGCGTTCTCGGCGACCCGAACTTCGGGCTGCCCTACTGGGACTGGGCGCGCGACGGGACACCCTCCGCCCCCGCCACGGCGCCGAACCCCGCTGCTTCGGCACTGTGGCGGAACACCCCGGACGGTTTCGGGGGCCAGGGCACCCCGATCCCCGGCGGTGCGTTCTTCTTCGACCCCGCCGACCCGACCAGCTTCCGGGTACGGATCTCCACCAGCAGCAGCGGCGCGCTCCAGCAGGTCGTCGAACGCGGCGTGCGGCGTAGATTCGGCAGCGCCACGTTCGGATCGTCGATCCTGCCGAGCAACGCCGATATCACCGCAGCCTTCGACACCGTCGCCGATCCGACACTCGCGAGCTACGACGAGGCTCCCTTCAACGTGAGTTCGCGGGGGTTCCGCAACCGTCTCGAAGGCTTCATCGGCACCGGACTGCACAACCAGGTCCACCGCTGGGTTGGCGGGGGCAGGGACATGTCGCTGGCGTCGTCCCCCAACGACCCGGTCTTCTTCGTGCACCACTGCAACGTCGACCGTGTCTGGGAGGGTTGGATGCGGCGTCACGGCCGCGTGTACCAGCCGGACATGACCGCCCCGGCAAGCCTCCTCGGCCATCGGATCGACGACCCGCTGGTCTCCCCGTTCGCCCCGTCGAGCACGTCGAGCACGCCGAGCACCCCGGCGACCCCCCGCAGCGTGCTCGACATGACCGACACCTACACCTACGACGTCCTGCCCTGA
- a CDS encoding DUF397 domain-containing protein, with product MIRYMKPITDNAIEAAWRKSSYSNGAGGMCVEVAALGGGVAVRDSKNPTGPVLAFSAAEWDAFLAGARDGEFDRSRIIPG from the coding sequence ATGATCAGATATATGAAGCCGATCACCGACAATGCCATCGAGGCGGCTTGGCGCAAGAGCAGCTACAGCAACGGCGCGGGCGGTATGTGTGTGGAGGTCGCGGCGCTCGGCGGGGGCGTCGCCGTCCGTGACTCGAAGAACCCGACCGGGCCGGTGCTCGCCTTCTCGGCGGCCGAGTGGGACGCGTTCCTGGCCGGCGCGCGGGACGGCGAGTTCGACCGGAGCCGGATCATCCCGGGCTGA
- a CDS encoding ABC transporter ATP-binding protein, whose translation MPYTVIADGIRKSYDGRAVLDGVDLAIEQGSVFALLGPNGAGKTTMVRILATLVAPDAGTAVIAGCDLLRDPVGVKGAISLTGQYAAIDDLLTGRENLEMMARLRHLPRRVVRSRVDDLLAEFDLADARDRRVKTYSGGMRRRLDLAASMVKRPLLCQRGHRHRGQRTCSRDRVPPSE comes from the coding sequence ATGCCATACACAGTAATCGCGGACGGGATCCGCAAGTCCTACGATGGCCGGGCGGTGCTCGACGGCGTCGACCTGGCTATCGAGCAGGGTTCCGTCTTCGCGCTTCTCGGTCCGAACGGGGCGGGCAAGACGACGATGGTGCGCATCCTGGCAACCCTGGTCGCCCCTGACGCGGGGACGGCCGTGATCGCGGGCTGTGATCTGCTTCGCGACCCGGTCGGCGTCAAGGGCGCGATCAGCCTGACTGGCCAGTACGCCGCGATCGACGATCTGCTTACCGGCCGGGAGAACCTCGAGATGATGGCGCGGCTGCGCCACCTGCCCAGGCGCGTGGTCCGGTCCCGGGTCGACGACCTGCTGGCCGAGTTCGACCTGGCCGACGCCCGGGACCGCCGGGTGAAGACGTACTCCGGCGGGATGCGCCGGCGCCTCGACCTGGCGGCCAGCATGGTCAAGCGGCCCCTCCTGTGCCAGCGCGGGCACAGGCACCGCGGGCAGCGGACCTGCTCGCGTGACCGGGTGCCACCCTCAGAATGA
- a CDS encoding ferredoxin reductase family protein, whose translation MSSTRHPARWSPHLVVRLALVAWGIAVVALWWFDTSASSVHGAGPAMTAVGRVCGLLAAYLVLVQLLLMARIPAFERAVGLDRLAAWHRGLGTNVILLIVVHILLTVWGYGLAGHHQPLAELVTVIMTYPEMWKATVGTLLFVAVGVASARAARPRISYEVWYALHLTTYLAVFLVFFHQTETGGDFVGHPVNRLLWTAMYVSVAACLVVWRLILPIAAVARHRMTVDRVVEEAPGVVSVWIRGHDLHRLGARPGQFLLWRFAARGHLVTAHPYSLSAPPTAHQLRITVKAAGDHSRAVALLRPGTPVVAEGPFGHFTAARAHRGRALLVGGGSGIGPVRALAEDLAGRGDDVVVVHRVSRPSDLALGREFEALAESSRMIVHRVIGSRRELGYDPLEARFLDAAIPDAADRDVFVCGPRGMTTTVVRALRGLGVSRDQIHTEEFDLR comes from the coding sequence ATGAGTTCGACGCGGCACCCGGCCCGATGGTCTCCCCACCTCGTGGTGCGTCTCGCCCTGGTGGCCTGGGGGATCGCCGTGGTGGCCCTGTGGTGGTTCGACACCTCCGCGTCCAGCGTCCACGGCGCCGGGCCCGCCATGACCGCGGTCGGTCGGGTCTGCGGCCTGCTGGCGGCCTATCTGGTGCTCGTGCAACTGCTGCTCATGGCACGGATACCGGCCTTCGAACGCGCCGTCGGTCTCGACCGGCTGGCCGCGTGGCACCGCGGCCTGGGCACGAACGTCATCCTGCTCATCGTCGTCCACATCCTGCTGACGGTGTGGGGTTACGGCTTGGCCGGGCATCATCAGCCGCTCGCCGAGCTCGTCACGGTGATCATGACATACCCGGAGATGTGGAAGGCCACCGTCGGCACCCTGCTGTTCGTGGCCGTCGGGGTCGCGAGTGCCCGGGCGGCCCGGCCGCGCATCTCGTACGAAGTCTGGTACGCGCTGCATCTCACCACCTACCTCGCCGTGTTCCTGGTCTTCTTCCACCAGACGGAGACCGGTGGGGACTTCGTCGGTCACCCGGTTAACCGGCTGCTGTGGACCGCGATGTACGTCTCCGTCGCCGCCTGTCTCGTCGTCTGGCGCCTGATCCTGCCGATCGCGGCCGTGGCCCGGCACCGGATGACGGTCGATCGGGTGGTGGAGGAGGCACCCGGCGTCGTCTCGGTGTGGATCCGCGGTCACGACCTGCACCGGCTCGGTGCGCGTCCGGGGCAGTTCCTGCTGTGGCGGTTCGCCGCCCGCGGGCATCTCGTGACCGCGCACCCCTACTCGCTGTCGGCCCCGCCGACAGCGCATCAGCTGCGTATCACGGTCAAGGCCGCCGGCGACCACTCCCGGGCGGTCGCCCTGCTGCGACCGGGCACACCGGTCGTGGCGGAAGGTCCCTTCGGACATTTCACCGCCGCGCGGGCCCACCGGGGCCGGGCGCTGCTCGTCGGCGGGGGCAGCGGAATCGGACCGGTTCGGGCGCTGGCAGAGGATCTTGCCGGTCGTGGCGACGACGTCGTGGTTGTGCACCGGGTGAGCCGGCCGAGCGATCTCGCGCTGGGACGGGAGTTTGAGGCGCTCGCCGAGAGCAGTCGAATGATCGTCCACCGGGTGATCGGTTCCCGGCGTGAGCTCGGATACGACCCGCTGGAGGCCCGCTTCCTCGATGCCGCCATCCCGGACGCCGCCGACCGCGACGTCTTCGTCTGTGGCCCTCGTGGGATGACCACCACGGTCGTCCGGGCGCTTCGCGGTCTCGGCGTTTCCCGTGACCAGATTCACACCGAGGAGTTCGATCTCCGTTGA
- a CDS encoding FMN-binding protein, with translation MNDNNDNNDNAEKPYRGRLGFVALMGAAILVVGAKAASGHGERLVALAASPTAAGATPQPSAGATPQPSAQPAQPSASAGTPAPSFSATAGSTGSGSAGTVTTRTVTGDAIDTRYGPVQVQLVLVGKKITDVVVLQMPDRERRDIEINERAVPILRQEVLDAQNARIDTVSGASYTSNGYAWSVQSALDKAGA, from the coding sequence TTGAACGACAACAACGACAACAACGACAACGCCGAAAAACCCTACCGGGGAAGGCTCGGTTTCGTGGCGCTGATGGGAGCCGCCATCCTCGTGGTCGGTGCGAAGGCCGCGAGCGGACACGGGGAGCGGCTGGTGGCACTCGCCGCGTCGCCGACCGCCGCCGGGGCGACCCCTCAGCCCTCCGCCGGGGCGACCCCTCAGCCCTCCGCTCAGCCCGCTCAGCCCTCCGCGTCGGCGGGCACACCGGCCCCGTCCTTCTCCGCCACCGCGGGGTCCACAGGTTCGGGCTCCGCCGGAACGGTTACCACCCGGACGGTGACCGGGGACGCCATCGATACCCGCTACGGGCCGGTGCAGGTCCAGCTTGTCCTGGTCGGGAAGAAGATCACCGATGTGGTTGTCCTGCAGATGCCGGACCGGGAGCGGCGGGACATCGAGATCAACGAACGGGCCGTGCCGATCCTGCGCCAGGAGGTGCTCGACGCCCAGAACGCCCGGATCGACACCGTCTCCGGCGCCTCGTACACCAGCAACGGGTACGCGTGGTCCGTCCAGTCCGCCCTGGACAAGGCCGGTGCCTAG
- a CDS encoding FAD:protein FMN transferase yields the protein MPSLPVSGGPVPVRPGRVRAEPVMGTVVSIDVRTPLAPADLAAAIEAAAAVLHRADEDFSTFLPGSWVSRIRRGEVDLGACPDHVREVYRVARACRERTGGRFDPAWRGDGTLDPTGLVKGWAAEAASRVLTDAGAADHCVNAAGDLRARGVASAPGRPWRVGVSDPFDRSRLVAVVEGTELAVATSGVLERGAHVIDPRTGIPATELVAVTLVGPDLTLADAYATAALAAGRDAWTLLVDLAREGWAWLIVDAVGRLDHSGGFPGQVAAAASAPPASPPASDGSRSASAGSR from the coding sequence GTGCCTAGCCTGCCGGTGTCGGGCGGGCCGGTGCCGGTTCGGCCCGGACGGGTCCGCGCCGAACCGGTGATGGGCACCGTCGTCAGCATCGACGTCCGCACCCCGCTCGCCCCAGCGGATCTGGCGGCGGCGATCGAGGCGGCGGCTGCGGTCCTGCACCGGGCGGACGAGGATTTCAGCACGTTCCTGCCCGGGTCCTGGGTCTCTCGAATCCGGCGCGGCGAGGTCGACCTCGGTGCCTGTCCCGACCACGTCCGCGAGGTCTACCGGGTGGCCCGCGCCTGCCGGGAGCGGACCGGCGGCAGGTTCGACCCGGCGTGGCGGGGCGACGGCACGCTGGACCCCACCGGTCTGGTCAAGGGCTGGGCGGCCGAGGCGGCCTCCCGGGTGCTGACTGACGCCGGAGCCGCGGACCACTGCGTCAATGCGGCGGGGGACCTGCGGGCCAGGGGAGTCGCCTCGGCGCCGGGGCGACCCTGGCGGGTGGGGGTGTCGGATCCCTTCGACCGGAGCCGACTCGTCGCGGTGGTCGAGGGCACCGAGCTGGCCGTCGCCACCTCGGGGGTGTTGGAGCGGGGCGCGCACGTGATCGACCCGCGCACCGGCATCCCGGCGACCGAGCTCGTCGCGGTCACCCTCGTTGGACCGGACCTCACCCTGGCGGACGCCTACGCCACGGCCGCCCTCGCCGCCGGCCGGGACGCGTGGACCCTGCTTGTCGATCTTGCTCGGGAGGGATGGGCCTGGCTGATCGTCGACGCCGTCGGTCGGCTGGACCATTCGGGGGGATTCCCCGGCCAGGTGGCCGCCGCCGCGTCCGCACCCCCCGCATCACCCCCCGCATCGGACGGGTCCCGTTCCGCGTCCGCCGGATCCCGATGA
- a CDS encoding putative protein N(5)-glutamine methyltransferase, producing the protein MSTSGPSPSFLSPSRPSFPSSSRPSSSPFSSLPRSVVVTRLRAAGCVFAEDEARLLVNAARTPGELAAMVRRRVAGLPLEHVLGWAEFHGLRIAVDPGVFVPRRRTEFLVDQAVERVAGRSRPVTVVDLCCGSGAMGVALVAALPGIEVHAADIEPAAVRCARRNLASAGGQVYDGDLYEPLPAVLRGHVDLLAANAPYVPTDAIELMPPEAREHEPRVALDGGADGLDVLRRVAAEAPRWLAPGGHLLVETGERQAASIVEASAQAGLIPTVASSADLNATVVIATRPAAAPVSAVGAAAGQLPPVG; encoded by the coding sequence GTGTCGACATCCGGCCCTTCTCCTTCCTTTCTCTCCCCTTCTCGTCCGTCCTTTCCCTCCTCTTCTCGTCCGTCTTCCTCACCGTTTTCGTCCCTGCCGCGGTCCGTCGTCGTCACGCGGCTGCGGGCCGCCGGCTGCGTCTTCGCCGAGGACGAGGCACGGCTGCTCGTCAATGCGGCCCGGACCCCGGGCGAACTCGCCGCGATGGTGCGGCGGCGCGTCGCCGGTCTGCCCCTGGAACACGTGCTCGGCTGGGCGGAGTTCCACGGCCTGCGGATAGCCGTGGACCCCGGGGTCTTCGTGCCCCGCCGCCGCACGGAGTTCCTTGTCGATCAGGCGGTCGAACGGGTTGCCGGCCGGTCCCGGCCGGTCACTGTCGTCGATCTGTGCTGTGGCTCGGGGGCGATGGGGGTCGCGCTGGTGGCAGCCCTGCCCGGGATCGAAGTACACGCCGCCGACATCGAACCGGCCGCGGTGCGGTGCGCCCGCCGCAACCTCGCCTCCGCCGGTGGCCAGGTCTACGATGGTGATCTTTACGAGCCGCTGCCAGCCGTCCTACGGGGCCACGTGGACCTGCTGGCCGCGAACGCCCCCTATGTACCCACCGACGCGATCGAGCTGATGCCGCCGGAGGCTCGCGAGCACGAGCCGCGGGTGGCGCTCGACGGCGGGGCGGACGGGCTCGATGTTCTGCGGCGGGTGGCCGCCGAGGCGCCGCGGTGGCTGGCCCCGGGCGGTCACCTGCTGGTCGAGACCGGCGAGCGGCAGGCGGCATCGATCGTCGAAGCCAGCGCCCAGGCCGGTCTGATCCCCACGGTCGCCAGTTCCGCCGACCTGAACGCCACCGTCGTCATCGCCACCAGGCCGGCCGCGGCTCCCGTGTCCGCGGTGGGCGCGGCAGCTGGACAGCTGCCGCCAGTCGGGTAG
- a CDS encoding TetR/AcrR family transcriptional regulator, which produces MVSEKSPPLPPGLDLLWGRRERGQRGPRPELSVDAIVATATRIADAEGLDAVSMARVAKELGYTTMSLYRHLATKDELLQMMWNASAQGAESLVIEGDGWRARLRAWVIVQRQMIDRHPWITQMPMAAPPLAPNSLTFVEKGLETLDGTSLSDADKLRVIGLLSSYALSEARMAHNAARAAAQARTAVAPCAGAGADAEAGPAGGDAPPVWGFEALLRELVDERTYPRLHRIAWAGEIGDGPAGFEETEEFLFGVDRILDGIAALIDRTSAAGGTLGIGSS; this is translated from the coding sequence ATGGTCAGCGAGAAGTCACCGCCGCTACCGCCGGGCCTCGACCTGCTCTGGGGCCGCCGCGAGCGTGGTCAGCGCGGGCCGCGGCCGGAGCTGTCGGTAGACGCGATCGTGGCGACGGCGACCCGGATCGCCGACGCCGAGGGCTTGGACGCGGTGTCGATGGCCCGCGTGGCGAAGGAGCTCGGCTACACGACGATGTCGCTCTACCGGCACTTGGCCACCAAGGACGAGCTGCTCCAGATGATGTGGAACGCCAGCGCCCAGGGCGCCGAAAGCCTCGTCATCGAGGGCGATGGTTGGCGGGCCCGGCTGCGAGCCTGGGTGATCGTCCAGCGCCAGATGATCGACCGCCATCCCTGGATCACCCAGATGCCGATGGCCGCGCCCCCGCTTGCGCCGAATTCGCTGACCTTCGTCGAAAAGGGGCTGGAGACCCTCGACGGCACCAGCCTGTCTGACGCCGACAAACTCCGCGTGATCGGCCTGCTCAGCTCGTACGCCCTCAGCGAGGCCCGAATGGCCCACAATGCCGCCCGGGCTGCCGCCCAGGCCCGGACGGCTGTGGCTCCTTGCGCTGGGGCTGGAGCTGACGCGGAGGCAGGGCCGGCTGGGGGCGACGCGCCGCCTGTCTGGGGCTTCGAGGCGTTGCTGCGCGAGCTCGTCGACGAGCGGACCTATCCGCGGCTGCACCGCATCGCCTGGGCGGGCGAGATCGGCGACGGCCCGGCGGGCTTCGAGGAGACCGAGGAGTTTCTCTTCGGCGTGGACCGGATCCTCGACGGCATCGCCGCTCTCATCGACCGAACCTCGGCAGCCGGCGGGACGTTGGGCATCGGCTCGAGCTGA
- a CDS encoding sensor histidine kinase: protein MALGAVGTRGALGAYLRGRLDQQVRDAHPLMEQLLLRAGGDGDGDDHYPGFGTTFLVGTYGALYDGAGRRLAEASPGPGGPGGPGGPAAPTQRPAVSARLLATARLHPDLATVPLCTVGAEDHGGRFRMLAERFDNGYVLIVAVPFAEVNATLDRVTRIEVVATSVVTAALAVLAYVIIRLGLRPLTRIEQTADLIAHGDLTRRVADADRRTEVGRLGLAFNAMLTRIEAAFRAREVSEGRLRRFVGDASHELRTPLTSIRGYAEMFHRGAAERPEDLAMVMRRIEEESARMSELVDDLLLLARLDQRPVLERQPVDVAAMVRDIVTDARVVSPGRTIEVDVPPILEVLGDEGRLRQAVGNLVRNAVVHTPPDAGISVSVGPLEAGSPGPTGDGPTDGIVVSVVDHGPGVPEDAVAHLFERFFRADAGRSRDAGGTGLGLSIVDAVATAHGGRVEYRPTPGGGATFRLVLPGPSQPD from the coding sequence ATGGCTCTCGGCGCCGTCGGCACGCGAGGGGCTCTGGGGGCCTACCTGCGTGGCCGGCTGGACCAGCAGGTCCGGGACGCCCATCCGCTGATGGAGCAGTTGCTCCTGCGGGCCGGCGGGGACGGGGACGGGGATGACCACTACCCAGGTTTCGGCACCACGTTCCTGGTGGGCACCTACGGCGCGTTGTACGACGGCGCCGGCCGCCGGCTCGCCGAGGCCAGCCCCGGCCCGGGTGGCCCGGGTGGTCCGGGTGGCCCGGCGGCGCCGACGCAGCGTCCGGCGGTGTCGGCACGCCTGCTCGCCACCGCCCGGCTGCATCCGGACCTCGCGACCGTCCCGCTGTGCACGGTGGGCGCCGAGGACCATGGCGGCCGGTTCAGGATGCTCGCGGAGCGCTTCGACAACGGGTATGTGCTGATCGTCGCCGTGCCCTTCGCGGAGGTGAACGCCACCCTTGACCGGGTCACCAGGATCGAGGTCGTGGCGACCTCGGTGGTCACGGCCGCGCTGGCCGTGCTGGCATACGTCATCATCCGGCTTGGGCTGCGTCCCCTGACCCGGATCGAGCAGACCGCGGACCTGATCGCCCACGGCGACCTGACCAGGCGGGTCGCCGACGCGGACCGCCGGACCGAGGTGGGTCGGCTCGGGCTCGCCTTCAACGCGATGCTCACCCGGATCGAGGCGGCGTTCCGGGCGCGTGAGGTCTCCGAAGGGCGTCTGCGCCGCTTCGTCGGGGACGCGAGCCACGAGCTGCGGACCCCGTTGACATCGATCCGCGGGTACGCCGAGATGTTCCACCGCGGCGCCGCGGAGCGGCCCGAGGACCTGGCGATGGTCATGCGCCGCATCGAGGAGGAGTCCGCGCGCATGAGCGAGCTGGTGGATGACCTGCTGCTGCTCGCCCGGCTGGACCAGCGACCGGTGCTGGAGCGCCAGCCGGTCGACGTCGCGGCGATGGTCCGTGACATCGTCACCGACGCCCGTGTGGTGAGCCCGGGACGGACGATCGAGGTCGACGTGCCGCCGATCCTCGAGGTGCTCGGCGATGAGGGCCGGCTGCGGCAGGCCGTCGGCAACCTCGTCCGCAACGCCGTCGTCCACACCCCGCCCGACGCCGGGATCTCCGTCTCCGTGGGCCCCCTCGAAGCCGGCTCCCCGGGGCCGACGGGCGATGGTCCCACCGACGGGATCGTGGTCTCGGTGGTCGACCACGGCCCGGGCGTCCCCGAGGATGCCGTGGCCCACCTCTTCGAACGCTTCTTCCGGGCCGATGCCGGGCGGTCCCGGGACGCCGGCGGGACCGGTCTGGGCCTGTCCATCGTCGACGCCGTCGCCACCGCGCACGGCGGGCGGGTCGAGTACCGGCCGACCCCGGGCGGCGGGGCGACGTTCCGTCTCGTCCTGCCCGGTCCGTCGCAGCCCGACTGA
- a CDS encoding response regulator transcription factor: MTGLPGEQDETGWVDRPIRVLVVDDEEAITDLVTMALRYEGFDVRAAHSGQAALTQAALSPPDLLVLDVMLPDIDGFAVCERLRRSGQGVPTLFLTARDATEDKVHGLTLGGDDYVTKPFAVSELIARVRAILRRAGAADGAPTPLRFADLELDPETREVRRAGRHVDLTATEYRLLHYLLANARKVLTRAQLLDHVWGHDFGGDARVLETYVSYLRRKIDDVPPPLIHTVRGVGYVLRLPR; this comes from the coding sequence ATGACCGGTCTTCCCGGCGAGCAGGACGAGACTGGGTGGGTGGACCGTCCGATCAGGGTCCTCGTCGTCGACGACGAGGAGGCGATCACCGACCTCGTGACCATGGCACTGCGCTACGAGGGCTTCGACGTACGCGCCGCGCACTCCGGGCAGGCGGCGTTGACACAGGCCGCCCTGTCCCCGCCGGACCTGCTCGTGCTGGACGTCATGCTCCCCGACATCGACGGGTTCGCGGTCTGCGAGCGGCTGCGGCGATCGGGGCAGGGCGTGCCCACCCTGTTCCTGACGGCCCGGGACGCCACCGAGGACAAGGTGCACGGACTGACCCTCGGCGGGGACGACTACGTGACGAAACCGTTCGCGGTCAGCGAGCTGATCGCCCGGGTCCGGGCGATCCTGCGCCGGGCCGGGGCCGCCGACGGCGCGCCCACGCCGCTGCGTTTCGCCGATCTCGAGCTCGACCCGGAGACCCGCGAGGTGCGGCGCGCCGGGCGGCACGTCGACCTCACCGCCACCGAGTATCGCCTGCTGCACTACCTGCTCGCGAACGCCCGCAAGGTGCTCACCCGGGCCCAACTCCTCGACCACGTCTGGGGACATGACTTCGGCGGTGACGCGCGGGTCCTGGAGACCTACGTCAGCTATCTGCGGCGCAAGATCGACGACGTGCCACCCCCGCTGATCCACACGGTGCGCGGCGTCGGCTACGTGCTGCGCCTGCCGCGTTGA
- a CDS encoding helix-turn-helix domain-containing protein, with product MATSGGPTVRRRRLGAELRRLREGAGISVDEVCQLLRCSVSKVSRMENGRVPVRTRDVSDLLALYGVTDDERRDALLALARESRRHGWWHTYHDVVPAWFEIYIGLEGDAASISVYESQLVHGLLQTSDYARPVIRADDPEVSEDEVERKIALRLDRQRRLTAADHPRLWVILDEAVLRRTIGGRAVMRSQLEFLAKQSELPNVTIQVLPFSVGAHASLGSTFSILGFPESGDNEVVYIEEAAGSLYIERPSEVRRYRVKLDHLLAAALRPEESIQMILSVAEEMK from the coding sequence ATGGCCACGAGCGGCGGTCCGACCGTGCGGCGAAGGCGCCTGGGCGCCGAGTTACGACGACTTCGCGAGGGGGCGGGCATCTCCGTCGACGAGGTCTGCCAACTGCTGCGCTGTTCGGTTTCCAAGGTCAGTCGGATGGAGAACGGCCGCGTGCCGGTCCGCACCCGGGACGTGTCCGACCTGCTGGCTCTCTACGGCGTGACCGACGACGAACGCCGGGACGCGTTGCTGGCCCTGGCCCGCGAGTCCCGGCGCCACGGCTGGTGGCACACCTACCACGACGTGGTCCCCGCCTGGTTCGAGATCTATATCGGCCTGGAGGGCGACGCCGCCTCGATCTCGGTCTACGAATCGCAGCTCGTCCATGGGCTGCTGCAGACCAGCGACTACGCCCGGCCCGTCATCCGGGCCGACGATCCGGAGGTGAGCGAGGACGAGGTCGAACGCAAGATCGCGCTCAGGCTGGACCGGCAGCGCCGGCTCACCGCCGCCGATCATCCTCGCCTCTGGGTGATTCTGGACGAGGCGGTCCTACGCCGGACAATCGGCGGCAGAGCCGTCATGCGAAGCCAACTTGAGTTCCTCGCCAAACAGTCCGAGCTGCCGAACGTGACAATTCAGGTACTTCCCTTCTCCGTGGGCGCGCATGCCAGCCTGGGAAGCACATTCTCGATACTCGGATTCCCCGAGTCGGGAGACAACGAAGTGGTCTATATAGAGGAAGCGGCCGGAAGTCTCTATATTGAGCGCCCCTCCGAAGTCAGGCGCTATAGAGTGAAGCTGGATCATCTTCTGGCGGCAGCCCTGCGGCCGGAAGAGTCCATCCAGATGATACTCTCGGTCGCAGAGGAAATGAAATGA